Proteins co-encoded in one Mycobacterium mantenii genomic window:
- a CDS encoding TetR/AcrR family transcriptional regulator: MQRSTVRRRESYHHGDLKRALTSAALSLVAEQGPKGFTLTEAARRAGVSAAAPYRHFADKAELLAAVAEQGFHELHTDLAAAADRVSDPRERVMELGRVYVRWAVAHPDHYQVMFGAESLKAEQPGVAVAGLEAFGDLLDAITRCQEAGIAGGQDPREIAGPLWSLVHGVASLAIGGHLQAVGIDQAPDDLVTGVVAQVL, translated from the coding sequence GTGCAGCGGTCGACCGTCAGGCGGCGGGAGAGCTATCACCATGGCGATCTCAAGCGCGCGCTGACCAGCGCCGCGCTCTCGTTGGTGGCCGAGCAGGGGCCGAAGGGGTTCACCCTCACCGAGGCGGCCCGGCGCGCCGGGGTCAGCGCCGCGGCGCCGTACCGGCATTTCGCCGACAAGGCCGAGCTGCTGGCCGCCGTCGCCGAACAGGGATTCCACGAATTGCACACCGACCTCGCCGCGGCGGCCGATCGCGTATCGGATCCCCGGGAGCGGGTGATGGAGCTCGGCCGTGTCTATGTGCGGTGGGCGGTTGCCCATCCCGATCACTATCAGGTGATGTTCGGGGCGGAGTCGCTGAAGGCGGAGCAGCCGGGCGTGGCGGTGGCCGGCTTGGAGGCGTTCGGCGACTTACTCGACGCGATCACCCGATGCCAGGAGGCGGGCATCGCCGGGGGTCAGGATCCTCGCGAGATCGCCGGCCCGCTGTGGTCGCTGGTGCACGGCGTCGCCTCGCTGGCCATCGGTGGCCACCTGCAGGCCGTCGGCATCGACCAGGCTCCCGACGACTTGGTGACGGGTGTTGTGGCTCAAGTGCTTTGA
- a CDS encoding VOC family protein, producing the protein MTSHRTVFNHVGLCVTDRERSRRFYEGLLGFQFWWELDPPDGPTSQLVGLPEPLGVHATYLVRDGFVLELMDYSQRHVHAGSERVMDQIGLTHISFSVSDLPGVLAQVAEFGGAVVDGTVGEAMAMIRDPDGQLLELLSDGWLKALPARP; encoded by the coding sequence ATGACGAGCCATCGGACGGTTTTCAATCATGTTGGGTTATGCGTCACGGATCGCGAGCGGTCCCGCCGCTTCTACGAGGGCTTGCTGGGGTTCCAGTTCTGGTGGGAGCTTGATCCACCCGACGGCCCAACCTCCCAGCTGGTGGGGCTGCCCGAGCCGCTCGGGGTGCATGCGACGTATCTAGTGCGGGATGGGTTCGTTCTCGAATTGATGGACTACTCGCAGCGGCACGTGCACGCCGGCTCGGAGCGGGTGATGGATCAGATCGGGCTGACGCACATCTCGTTCTCGGTATCGGATCTTCCCGGTGTGTTGGCTCAGGTGGCGGAGTTCGGGGGTGCGGTGGTCGACGGGACCGTGGGTGAGGCGATGGCGATGATTCGGGATCCGGATGGGCAGTTGTTGGAGTTGCTTTCGGATGGGTGGTTGAAGGCGTTGCCGGCGAGGCCGTAG
- a CDS encoding DUF1707 domain-containing protein, with translation MTNLLETTSTLAGTRDRETTADLLGQALAQGYLQIDEYDRRLQSVFQTHTAQELRELLAGLPLDRIRRHDPRRRAARVAAARRGVRAHLAAYLAMVVIVLTVWAAVALTTDATYFWPIWPILGAGTGLVSHAMSISQLKQSR, from the coding sequence ATGACGAATCTGCTTGAAACCACATCCACACTCGCCGGCACCCGCGACCGGGAGACGACGGCCGACCTACTCGGCCAGGCGCTCGCCCAGGGCTACCTGCAGATCGACGAGTACGACCGACGGCTGCAAAGCGTCTTCCAGACGCACACCGCCCAGGAACTGCGCGAACTGCTCGCCGGCCTGCCGCTCGACCGCATCCGGCGTCACGACCCCCGCCGGCGCGCCGCTCGCGTGGCCGCGGCCCGACGGGGCGTGCGCGCGCACCTCGCCGCGTACCTCGCCATGGTCGTCATCGTGCTCACCGTCTGGGCAGCCGTCGCCCTGACGACCGACGCCACCTACTTCTGGCCGATCTGGCCCATCCTGGGCGCGGGAACCGGGCTCGTCAGCCACGCGATGTCGATATCGCAACTCAAGCAAAGCCGTTAG
- a CDS encoding DUF262 domain-containing protein yields the protein MEAHPRSPRELFEGKEHYEIPAFQRPYVWNEEDQWAPLWDDVARVAHSYVVAKEAGIEPKIAQHFLGAVVYETKPPVAGDVTHHEVIDGQQRMTTLQLLLDAARRAIEERGYELLAEALEDLIRNKSKAFAGTRKRFKLWPSQADRSAFAFVMDPEGSWHGEHRILEAHAFFLQEVERWLIGKPDDDGAVPPGTEQLRAEALGSTLQDRLTLVAIDLSGHDDAQLIFETLNDRGTPLLKADLIKNWVFRRGEAIGADVEKWSVIYWADFDDVWWREEIKQGRQVRPRVDIFLQYWLTMRSQDEVKGEHTFRVFTEYAARDMDSVTTANALLGELRNDAETYRNFAQLDETTTEGRFYSRVVETMELAAVTPVFLWLLSENHGVPKTQIRVGLEAIESWVIRRTLLRATTKDVNKFMVAILKALDRVSAEKAGLEIRRYLSEQTAETRVWPSDAELVTFLPTAKLYGNIRQGRLRVVLGAVEQHLRSKSQMYEAVQLPTGLEIEHVMPRGWRTHWNTDPPMSPEDAAARDKNVNTIGNLTLVTKSLNISLSNRPWTDSEAVGLKEGGKPGMGKRSLLDEFSLLVLNKEVIKNGESWTDADIFARSKYIANAICEVWPGPTSYSNTGDDDRRPIADGADKRDGRYDVEDSSATASSSEALPNEAVETTDVDQLTSDGDLLRDFNKAMLDVYVRAKREAGYTATYYLEMLHRDGGLETARRLLASHSVSDGFTALWGKNRLDLTVENVVLEPEFRSLFSEDELATARRRLADYGFRPDL from the coding sequence ATGGAAGCACATCCGCGCAGTCCACGCGAGCTATTTGAAGGCAAGGAGCATTACGAGATCCCGGCTTTCCAGCGCCCTTACGTCTGGAATGAGGAAGATCAATGGGCACCTTTGTGGGACGACGTCGCTCGGGTTGCCCACAGCTATGTCGTCGCCAAGGAAGCAGGCATCGAACCGAAGATCGCACAGCATTTCCTGGGTGCCGTGGTCTACGAGACGAAGCCACCTGTCGCCGGTGATGTGACGCACCATGAGGTCATCGACGGCCAGCAGCGAATGACCACCTTGCAATTACTGCTCGACGCAGCCCGTCGAGCGATTGAGGAGCGTGGATATGAGCTGCTCGCCGAGGCGCTGGAGGACCTGATCCGCAATAAGTCGAAGGCGTTCGCCGGCACACGTAAGCGGTTCAAGCTCTGGCCGTCGCAAGCGGACCGGTCGGCTTTTGCCTTCGTGATGGATCCGGAAGGTAGCTGGCATGGGGAGCACCGAATCCTCGAGGCGCACGCCTTTTTTCTACAGGAAGTAGAGCGTTGGCTGATCGGAAAACCCGATGACGATGGTGCGGTTCCGCCTGGTACAGAGCAGCTGCGAGCGGAGGCGCTCGGCTCGACGTTGCAGGATCGCCTGACCCTCGTGGCAATAGATCTGTCCGGACATGATGACGCGCAGCTCATCTTCGAGACACTGAACGATCGCGGGACCCCTCTACTCAAAGCGGACCTCATCAAAAATTGGGTCTTCCGGAGAGGTGAAGCCATTGGCGCCGACGTCGAAAAGTGGTCGGTTATCTATTGGGCTGATTTCGATGACGTCTGGTGGCGGGAAGAGATCAAGCAGGGCCGTCAAGTTCGGCCGCGTGTCGACATCTTTCTGCAGTACTGGCTCACTATGCGATCACAGGATGAAGTCAAGGGTGAACACACATTTCGCGTGTTCACCGAGTATGCGGCACGGGACATGGACTCCGTGACCACAGCCAACGCCCTGCTGGGTGAACTGCGGAACGATGCCGAGACGTATCGAAATTTCGCGCAGCTCGACGAGACCACCACCGAAGGCCGGTTCTACTCACGTGTCGTCGAGACCATGGAGCTCGCCGCTGTCACACCTGTGTTTTTGTGGCTCCTGTCGGAGAACCACGGCGTACCGAAAACCCAGATCCGAGTTGGACTGGAAGCTATTGAAAGCTGGGTTATCCGTCGTACTTTGCTCCGCGCCACCACCAAGGATGTCAATAAGTTCATGGTCGCGATCCTCAAGGCGCTCGACCGTGTCAGCGCAGAGAAGGCCGGCCTCGAGATCCGTCGCTATCTCTCCGAACAGACCGCGGAAACACGAGTGTGGCCAAGCGATGCGGAGCTGGTCACGTTCCTACCGACGGCCAAGCTGTACGGCAATATTCGGCAAGGCCGCCTGCGCGTGGTGCTCGGCGCCGTGGAGCAGCACCTGCGCAGCAAGAGCCAGATGTATGAAGCGGTGCAGCTACCGACGGGGTTGGAAATCGAGCACGTAATGCCCCGTGGCTGGCGCACGCATTGGAACACCGATCCCCCGATGTCGCCGGAGGATGCGGCGGCGCGAGACAAGAACGTGAACACGATCGGGAATCTCACTCTGGTCACCAAGTCTCTCAACATCTCGCTTTCGAATCGCCCGTGGACTGACTCCGAGGCGGTGGGGCTTAAAGAGGGAGGTAAGCCCGGCATGGGCAAGCGGAGTCTGTTGGACGAATTCAGCCTGCTTGTGCTGAACAAAGAGGTCATCAAAAACGGTGAATCATGGACTGATGCAGACATCTTTGCCCGTTCTAAGTACATCGCGAATGCGATTTGCGAAGTATGGCCTGGTCCGACGTCTTACTCGAACACGGGCGATGATGACAGGCGGCCGATAGCGGATGGCGCCGACAAACGCGATGGCAGGTATGACGTCGAAGACTCGTCGGCCACGGCGTCTTCATCCGAGGCGCTACCGAACGAAGCGGTCGAAACCACTGACGTCGATCAACTCACCTCGGATGGAGATCTCCTTCGTGACTTCAACAAAGCAATGTTGGACGTCTACGTCCGGGCCAAGCGCGAAGCAGGCTATACAGCGACCTATTACCTGGAGATGCTGCATCGGGACGGCGGGCTCGAAACCGCGCGCCGGCTTCTTGCCAGCCACTCTGTATCGGATGGCTTTACTGCTCTTTGGGGTAAGAACCGCCTTGACCTGACTGTCGAAAACGTCGTATTAGAGCCGGAATTTCGCTCACTCTTCAGCGAAGACGAGCTGGCGACTGCCAGGCGCCGTCTGGCTGACTACGGCTTCCGTCCCGACTTGTGA
- a CDS encoding serine/threonine-protein kinase, protein MTSSSRSSRLGTRFGPYELRSLIGTGGMGEVYRAYDTVKDRMVALKLLRGETAADPGFQQRLWRECRKVTGLRDPHVIPLHDFGEIDGVPFIDMHLVDDGGSLKDLLREQGALEPSRAASITAQVARALDAAHAAGLVHLDVKPENILLTHDHFTYLADFGIAQAAGDDNLSRTYMAPERFTTGRVGPQTDIYSLTCVLYECLTGQPPFDSEDAGELKRAHMLAPAPRPSIMRRGVGREYDDIITQGMAKQRAARFGSAGELARAASEAVFAAYEPVGVAAGRSGPPKTRPLPVLAPVEPDEPRDAPEPPPVSGGPRRWPAIGTTPLVVTAVAVVMLIAGLVLSVNLVGGTHHNASRPSQTVKAAAPPAPTTPPPPLTPTLSRPVKGADGLGFVGETARCDPGNPPAAVVRTAKSLAVVCQNLSGSYYYRGERIRDGAHIELSNAERAEDGFDVTNPVDGVVYEVRPYRLRIISFGHVDSSEPVLQFATAS, encoded by the coding sequence TTGACCTCCTCGTCCCGCAGTTCGCGGCTCGGTACCCGGTTCGGGCCGTACGAGCTGCGATCACTGATCGGCACCGGGGGGATGGGCGAGGTCTACCGCGCGTACGACACGGTTAAGGACCGGATGGTCGCGCTCAAGCTATTACGTGGCGAGACGGCCGCGGACCCTGGCTTCCAGCAACGTCTTTGGCGTGAGTGCCGCAAGGTGACGGGGCTACGGGACCCGCATGTCATCCCGCTGCATGACTTCGGCGAGATCGACGGGGTGCCCTTCATCGACATGCACCTGGTCGACGACGGGGGCAGCCTCAAGGACCTGCTGCGCGAGCAGGGCGCACTGGAGCCATCGCGTGCGGCATCGATCACCGCGCAGGTGGCGCGTGCCCTGGACGCCGCGCACGCCGCCGGGCTGGTGCACCTCGACGTCAAGCCCGAGAACATCCTGCTCACCCACGACCACTTCACCTATCTGGCCGACTTCGGGATCGCCCAGGCCGCCGGCGACGACAATCTGTCGCGCACCTATATGGCGCCCGAGCGATTCACCACCGGACGCGTCGGGCCGCAGACCGACATCTACTCGCTGACGTGCGTGCTGTATGAGTGCCTCACCGGCCAGCCGCCGTTCGACAGCGAGGACGCGGGGGAGCTGAAGCGCGCGCACATGTTGGCTCCGGCGCCCCGGCCCAGCATCATGCGCCGCGGCGTCGGCCGGGAGTACGACGACATCATCACCCAGGGCATGGCCAAGCAGCGCGCCGCGCGATTCGGTTCCGCGGGCGAACTCGCCCGGGCCGCCAGCGAGGCGGTGTTCGCCGCATACGAGCCGGTGGGCGTCGCGGCCGGCCGCAGCGGACCGCCGAAGACGCGCCCGCTGCCGGTGCTCGCTCCCGTCGAACCCGACGAGCCCCGTGACGCCCCCGAGCCGCCCCCCGTCTCCGGGGGCCCGCGGCGCTGGCCGGCGATCGGCACCACACCGCTCGTGGTGACCGCCGTCGCGGTGGTGATGCTGATCGCCGGGTTGGTGCTGTCGGTGAATCTGGTTGGCGGCACTCATCACAACGCGTCACGGCCGTCCCAGACGGTGAAGGCGGCGGCACCCCCGGCCCCGACCACCCCGCCGCCACCGCTGACGCCGACGCTGTCACGGCCGGTGAAGGGCGCCGACGGGTTGGGGTTCGTCGGCGAGACGGCCCGCTGCGATCCGGGCAATCCGCCGGCCGCGGTGGTGCGCACCGCGAAGTCGCTGGCGGTGGTGTGCCAAAACCTCAGCGGGAGTTACTACTACCGCGGCGAGCGGATCCGCGACGGCGCCCACATCGAGCTCTCCAACGCTGAGCGGGCCGAGGACGGATTCGACGTCACCAATCCGGTCGACGGCGTGGTCTACGAGGTACGTCCGTACCGGCTGCGGATCATCAGCTTCGGGCACGTCGATTCGTCGGAACCCGTGCTGCAGTTCGCCACTGCGTCGTAA
- a CDS encoding serine/threonine-protein kinase: MSLVGSKFGKYEIKRLLGEGGMGEVYAAYDAAKGRTVALKVLTDRYAHDEEFRMRFLRECRVAATLEEPHVVPIHDWGEIDGNLYIDMRLVKGETLHDLLQKGALEPQRAADIVGQVASALDAAHALGLIHRDVKPQNILITPDDFAYLLDFGIAAAAGESQLTNVGYHIGSFEYMAPERFDDDDAAPAADVYSLACVLYQMLTGAIPFPVRTAQQAVKAHTLTPPPRPSDVNTFVPRSFDEVIARGMAKHPDDRYGSAGALGRAAKRALSEPHAAPAPAPAPAPGAVPSTADAAATTRFNLLNEPPPVLSNETFEAQNAPPPVTPTVATEAQDRSSRHLALVAAIAIAVALLVVGVGVGVGLVVTRSSSPQPSPPTEAAPPGGATNYQEPSSPATQQYPTQPAQVPSTVTLQVPTTVTAAPPSPVPPATLDPVMQLRQIANDDRSFVYSQLADWWVPQLSSKRPGVHDDGMVWDNASTLQEHLQLRQRYPDVRLLWSGDWSTFSAPDFWVTIAGIRFPDSAGALAWCRYQGFDRGHCAAKLVSTTHREPGSTAYN; encoded by the coding sequence GTGTCGCTCGTCGGCAGCAAGTTCGGCAAATACGAAATCAAACGGCTGCTCGGCGAGGGCGGCATGGGTGAGGTCTATGCGGCTTACGACGCCGCTAAGGGCCGGACCGTCGCGTTGAAGGTCCTCACCGATCGGTACGCCCACGATGAAGAGTTTCGTATGCGGTTCCTACGGGAGTGCCGGGTCGCGGCCACGCTCGAGGAACCACACGTCGTCCCGATCCACGACTGGGGCGAGATCGACGGCAACCTGTACATCGACATGCGACTGGTCAAGGGCGAGACGCTCCACGACCTTTTGCAGAAGGGCGCCCTCGAACCGCAACGCGCCGCGGACATCGTCGGGCAGGTCGCGTCGGCGCTAGACGCCGCCCACGCATTGGGGCTCATCCATCGCGACGTCAAGCCGCAGAACATCCTCATTACGCCGGATGATTTCGCCTATCTGCTGGACTTCGGGATCGCCGCGGCCGCTGGGGAGTCACAACTGACGAATGTGGGCTACCACATCGGCAGTTTCGAATACATGGCTCCGGAACGATTCGACGACGATGACGCCGCGCCTGCCGCAGACGTGTACTCGCTGGCATGTGTGCTCTACCAGATGCTTACGGGCGCCATACCGTTTCCAGTCCGCACTGCACAGCAAGCCGTCAAGGCGCACACGCTCACACCCCCTCCCCGGCCCAGCGACGTCAATACATTCGTTCCTCGGTCATTTGACGAAGTCATCGCACGCGGCATGGCGAAGCACCCCGACGACCGGTATGGCAGCGCCGGAGCATTGGGACGCGCCGCGAAGCGCGCCCTTTCGGAGCCGCACGCGGCACCTGCTCCCGCGCCTGCCCCCGCACCTGGGGCTGTACCTAGTACTGCGGATGCCGCGGCGACAACACGGTTCAACCTCTTGAACGAGCCTCCGCCCGTGCTCAGCAACGAGACCTTTGAGGCCCAAAACGCCCCTCCCCCGGTAACTCCCACCGTCGCGACTGAGGCACAGGACCGAAGCTCACGGCACCTGGCACTTGTGGCCGCAATCGCAATTGCAGTGGCGTTGCTAGTGGTGGGTGTGGGTGTGGGCGTCGGCCTCGTTGTCACTCGAAGTTCCAGCCCGCAGCCCTCGCCGCCCACGGAAGCTGCCCCACCCGGCGGCGCGACGAACTATCAGGAACCGTCGTCACCGGCGACACAGCAGTACCCGACGCAGCCCGCCCAGGTTCCCTCCACCGTGACACTTCAGGTGCCCACGACCGTCACCGCCGCACCGCCGTCGCCCGTGCCGCCCGCCACGCTGGACCCGGTAATGCAACTGCGCCAGATCGCCAATGACGACCGGTCATTCGTGTACAGCCAACTCGCCGACTGGTGGGTTCCCCAACTCAGCTCGAAGCGCCCCGGTGTCCACGACGACGGCATGGTCTGGGACAACGCTTCGACGCTGCAGGAACACCTGCAGCTCAGGCAGCGCTACCCCGATGTGAGACTGCTCTGGTCGGGCGACTGGTCAACGTTCTCGGCGCCGGACTTCTGGGTCACCATCGCCGGGATCAGGTTCCCCGACTCCGCGGGGGCGCTGGCGTGGTGCCGATACCAAGGATTCGACCGCGGCCACTGCGCCGCCAAGCTCGTCAGCACGACGCACCGCGAACCGGGGAGTACGGCATACAACTGA
- a CDS encoding SDR family NAD(P)-dependent oxidoreductase codes for MNTAVVTGASSGLGAIFAEQLAQRGHPLVLAGRDQARLEQVKRRIGSSTQVELVVSDLGADGGVEELIARLNGRTIDVLVNNAGFGTYGPFADIDGRRAARPGPGPRGGRPRMAQQGDDNGRTARTRLALGPHERADAAAR; via the coding sequence ATGAACACGGCAGTAGTCACCGGCGCCAGCTCTGGGCTGGGCGCAATCTTCGCCGAGCAACTGGCGCAGCGCGGCCACCCGTTGGTGCTGGCCGGGCGTGATCAGGCCCGGCTCGAGCAGGTCAAGCGGCGGATCGGAAGCAGCACTCAGGTCGAACTGGTCGTCAGCGACCTCGGCGCCGACGGCGGCGTCGAGGAGCTGATCGCTCGTCTGAACGGCCGGACGATCGACGTGCTGGTCAACAACGCCGGATTCGGCACCTACGGCCCCTTCGCCGACATCGACGGCCGCCGGGCTGCGCGGCCTGGACCGGGGCCGCGCGGTGGTCGTCCCCGGATGGCGCAACAAGGTGATGACAACGGGCGGACGGCTCGGACCCGGTTGGCTCTCGGCCCTCATGAGCGGGCGGATGCTGCGGCCCGGTGA
- a CDS encoding cytochrome P450, with translation MATRPNVSADAIVDFDHHSDAFNLNELAVNADLRQRCPVAWNENYGGFWFLSSYDAVSQTARDGGTFAHKYEPNAADGVDYQGEMGVPRPDGQPALGIGEVDGPYHQALRHALAPFFSPGAVEKLKPFMEQSTHWFLDRKMNDGQMDLVLDYASPVPAILTMKLMGLPYDNWHLYANLFHSVMAVSQDSDEYATAIAKVPAMMQEVIEFATARRSNPKDDLTSFLLQFEFDGRRLTDEQLLNILWNLIGGGVDTTTSQTALTLLHLGTHPDIRQQLIDHPELYRTATDEFLRYFSVNQTLSRTVTHDIVLAGQHLRKNDKVVISWLSANHDENEFDRPDEVILDRAPNRHVAFGLGPHRCIGSHLARLMSGVLVKAVLDRIPDYEVDVANVHQYLGNPSMTGLGKLPVTFTPAASRVTSRPW, from the coding sequence ATGGCCACACGTCCGAACGTCAGCGCCGACGCGATCGTTGACTTCGACCATCATTCCGACGCGTTCAACCTCAACGAGCTGGCCGTCAACGCCGACTTGCGGCAGCGATGTCCGGTGGCGTGGAACGAGAACTACGGCGGGTTCTGGTTCCTCAGCAGCTACGACGCTGTGAGTCAAACCGCCCGCGACGGCGGCACTTTCGCCCACAAGTACGAGCCCAACGCCGCAGACGGCGTCGACTATCAGGGCGAGATGGGCGTCCCGCGCCCCGACGGCCAACCGGCCCTGGGCATCGGCGAGGTCGACGGCCCCTACCACCAAGCCCTACGGCACGCGCTGGCCCCGTTCTTCTCCCCCGGCGCCGTCGAGAAACTCAAGCCATTCATGGAGCAATCCACCCACTGGTTCCTCGACCGAAAAATGAACGACGGACAGATGGACCTGGTGCTCGACTACGCCAGCCCGGTCCCGGCCATCCTGACCATGAAGCTGATGGGCCTGCCCTACGACAACTGGCACCTGTACGCCAACCTCTTTCACTCCGTCATGGCCGTCTCCCAGGACAGCGACGAGTACGCCACCGCGATCGCCAAAGTGCCCGCCATGATGCAAGAAGTGATCGAGTTCGCGACGGCCCGACGCAGCAACCCGAAGGACGACCTGACCAGCTTCCTCCTGCAATTCGAATTCGACGGTCGGCGCCTCACCGACGAACAGCTGCTCAACATCCTGTGGAACCTCATCGGCGGCGGCGTCGACACCACCACCTCCCAGACCGCGCTGACCCTGCTGCATCTGGGCACGCACCCCGACATCCGGCAGCAGCTCATCGACCACCCCGAGCTGTACCGCACCGCCACCGACGAATTCCTGCGCTACTTCTCGGTCAACCAAACCCTCAGCCGCACAGTCACTCACGACATCGTCCTCGCCGGCCAGCACCTACGCAAAAACGACAAAGTCGTCATCAGCTGGCTGTCCGCCAACCACGACGAAAACGAGTTCGACCGGCCCGACGAGGTCATCCTCGACCGTGCACCCAACCGCCACGTCGCCTTCGGGCTGGGGCCGCACCGCTGCATCGGATCGCACCTGGCGCGGCTGATGTCCGGCGTGCTGGTCAAGGCCGTCCTCGACCGCATCCCCGACTACGAGGTCGACGTCGCCAACGTCCACCAATACCTGGGCAATCCGAGCATGACCGGGCTGGGTAAGCTCCCGGTCACCTTCACCCCCGCAGCCAGCCGGGTAACGTCACGGCCGTGGTGA